The DNA segment ATCCAAGTGCAATCATTTCTTGATTAGCATCAACTTGTAATCCGCCAGCGAAAGCTTTGGCTATGGCAACCGCCTCTAATATAGCTACTAGTGGTATAACAAGTGATTGTGGTCCAAATGAGCTGAgcatatcaaataaattataagtttcatTACCAACTACAGCACTGAAAGGTGGGAGTTTGGGCACAGGGAGTCCGCCAGATATATCACCAATTAATATCACAGGTTCTTCATCTAGTATTTGCTTGATTATAAACGCTACTAACATTCCAATAATTACAACAACAGCGTTTCTACTAAGAGATATATACCATCTGATTTTTTGTGAAGTGGCGCCAGATAAAGAACATCCTTGTCCAACACGTTCTAGAATCACCAACACAAGTATCGTTCCAAAGCCAAGAATGGGATCCCAAAGTGTTGCAGTTTTTATATTCTTGACGAAACTCACAGCGGATTCAGCAAAAAATGTGCCTGATGAGCCATCAAGACCGAAAAGTGACTTCAACTGTGAAGATGCTATCTGCAGCGCAGCCGCTGTTGTGAAACCACTGATCACTGGTGCGGATATAAATTCGACTAGAaatccaaaattaaaaattcccATTAATAACTCCACTATGCCAGCAAGTAACGCCGCCAGTACAGCAAATTCGGCTGAGTAGCCTCTTACGTATTTGCCAACCATTGCTGCCATGATCGCAGTTGGCCCTACTGTTACATCTTTACAGCTACCGAAGAACACATACACTAATCCACCCATTATTCCAGCGTATAGTCCGTATTCTGGTGAGAGACCGGCGATAATAGCATACGCAATACCTTGAGGGATAGCCGTTAAACCCACAGTTATACCTGCTATAATGTCTTGTATTAAGATACTAAAGCTGTATGTTGGGATCCATTGTattattggcaactttctttTCAATGTTTTGGTACTGCACACATTTTTGATTGACTTTTTAAATCTTCTTTTAATTCTCGCTTCATCGTGATAGTAAACTCCATCAAGCACAGTCATACTTCTTAAGGACACCTACGATACGG comes from the Pieris brassicae chromosome 4, ilPieBrab1.1, whole genome shotgun sequence genome and includes:
- the LOC123708712 gene encoding sodium-independent sulfate anion transporter-like, which encodes MTVLDGVYYHDEARIKRRFKKSIKNVCSTKTLKRKLPIIQWIPTYSFSILIQDIIAGITVGLTAIPQGIAYAIIAGLSPEYGLYAGIMGGLVYVFFGSCKDVTVGPTAIMAAMVGKYVRGYSAEFAVLAALLAGIVELLMGIFNFGFLVEFISAPVISGFTTAAALQIASSQLKSLFGLDGSSGTFFAESAVSFVKNIKTATLWDPILGFGTILVLVILERVGQGCSLSGATSQKIRWYISLSRNAVVVIIGMLVAFIIKQILDEEPVILIGDISGGLPVPKLPPFSAVVGNETYNLFDMLSSFGPQSLVIPLVAILEAVAIAKAFAGGLQVDANQEMIALGLCNIASSFVSSMPTTGSFTKTALNHASGVQTPAGGIFNSLLIILSLTTLTSTFYYIPKASLAGLIITAMLSMIDYNMFGRLWTHSKRELCVLIATVIICLGIGLEYGIMTGVIFDAAIILYGRARPTLDFYTVKSLKADLIVVPLNYNFSYCAAEHVRNILLKAALNASKDCFIIIDGTNLLNIDTTVASHLMSVSHNIDKRACPVLFLNFDEPLKKMCIAIKPVFAEKFITTVKISDVVDVYMKNI